The genomic interval TTCACGGACTTTGAGGGTGCAAGCGCGTGGAACACGCGGGCTACCGGCAATGTATACATGCCGTTATTTTGCTTGTCCCGGCGCCCATCCGCAAGGGCGGGGACGGCGGCAGGCCGGCCCTTGACGCCGGAGCAGCGCGTCCATTACGCTACATCGCAAATATATGAGGGAGCGAAGACGTGCCTACCATGGTTGCAAGGTCTGTCCTGTCGGGCCTTCGTGTTTGGCGTTGTGCCGAGGGGCTCCAGTATCGGTGCATACGGGTTATGGGCGATGCGCCTCTTTCTGCCCGATTCTCGGCAGGGCCACCGTCGCTTTGCACTTCGCATGAGTCCCTGTTTTCGATCCTGTATCCAATTTCCGCCCGTGGTCGGCGGAGCACGCGCTCTGCGCGGCCCACTGACCCTGTGCCGCGTTCGTGTTGGCCGTCTGCGGCCGCCTTTGGATTTGCTTAGGGACGAGGAAGGGGGCACCGCGCGTGGACGAACAGCAGAAAAGATCTCCAGATTCCGTAACGCCCGAGGGTCCGCGTAGTGCGGGCGTGGGAAGAATCCTCCGCCGCTTCTGGAATGGGCTGAAAAGCCTGTGGATAATGCTTTTCGGGCAGATCCACTGGATCGGACCGCGGTGGCTCCAGAAGCTCTGGCAGGGGCTTTGCCGTCGGCCCTTTACCGTCGCGGTGGTGGCGTTGCTGTTGCTGGCCATGGGTTTCGGCGCCGAGCGCGGTTATCGTTGGTATAGCCACCGCCCGCAAGTAAAGGGAGTCACCGTCCAGATACAGGCGCCGGAGGTGACGAACTATGGCAAGACGCCCGTGGAAGTCCATCCGCTCATCCTGCGATTCTCGGAGTCGGCGGCGCCCCTCGCCCAGGTAGACAAGGTCGCGGGCCCGGGCCTCGAACTACAGCCGCGCATTGCCGGCCAATGGCGCTGGGAAGGCGATGATCGGCTCAGCTTCACGCCGCAAGCGGACTGGCCCGTCGGACAAAAGTTTCGCCTGCGCATCGACGCGGAAAAGGCCCTGCGCCGTGGTGCGCTCCTGAACAAGACGCGCTACGAGTTCCGCACCGAGCCTTTCGGCTACCGCATAGAGAAGGAGGAGTTCTATCAGGATTCCGAAAATCCCTTGAACAAGTCGGCACTTTTCACGCTGAAGTTCAATTATCCCGTCGCTCCGGAGAGTCTCGCCAAGGCCGTCCACCTGCAACAACAAGTCCCCAGTGCGCGCTGGAAATATCTTTTCCGGCCCGGCGCGAAGGTGCCCGCCGTCATCACCTACGATGCCCGCGGACTCCAGGCCTTCGTGCGCTCGGAACGTCTGCAGACACCGGTGGACAGCCAGAAGCTGCGTTTGACCGTCGACAAGGGAGTGCGCAGCCAGCGCGGTGGGCCAGCGACGACCGAACCGCAGGAGGGTGAGGTCACCATCCCAGGCCTTTACAGTCTGAGCCTGAGCGAGGTGAAGCTTACCCTCGTGGACGACGAGCAGGGTATCCCCCATCAGACGCTGCTGGTGGAGAGTAGTTCGCCGGTGCTGGGCAAGGATCTGCAGAAGCAGACGCGCGTCTGGTTGTTGCCGGCGACGGATGCCGACGGGAGAGAGCACCGATACTGGTCTGCCTCCGAGGTGTCGACGGAGGTGTTGCAGCGTTCGACGTCGCTGAATCTGGATCTGCAGCCCACCGAGCGGGATGCTGACACCCTTCAGGCGTTCCGCCTGCAAGCGCCGCCGAGGCGCAGTCTGTTCGTGGAGATCCACTCCGGCCTGGTGGCTGCGGGTGGCTACCAATTGGGACGCTCCGTGACCCGGACCGTGTCGGTTCCGGATTACCCCAAGCTCCTGAAATTCATGGGCTCCGGCGCCCTGCTGACCCTCGGCGGTGACCGCAAGGTAACGGTGGTGGCGCGTAACCTCCCGGGGGCACAGATGCGCATCGGCCGCCTACAGCCCGAGCAACTCCAGCATCTCGTGGCCCTCAATCGCGGGGATTTCCAGAACCCGCGCCTGGAAATCGGTAGCAAACACCTGGTCGCGCGTTTTCACGAGGAGGTGGCTCTGCCTTCGGATGATCCGGGTCAGCTGCATTACCACGGTTTCGACCTCGGCCCCTACCTTGCCCGGAACGGTCGGGAGCACGGCGTCTTCCTGTTGGAGCTCGCGTCCTGGAATCCCCAGCAACCCAGGGTCTGGCCCGGCGATTCCGATGCCTTCGAAGGCAGCGCCTACCACAGCGAGCGATCGGATGGAGACAGTCGTCTGATCGTCATTACCGATCTTGGCCTGCTGGCCAAGCGTAACGCTGACGGGAGTTGGGAGGTCTTCGTGCAATCCCTGGCGAAGGGTCAGCCAGTGGCAGGGGTGATGGTACAGGTCCTGGCGCTCAACGGCGAGGTATTGCGCAGGGCGACGACGGGCGCGGACGGGCATGTGCATTTCCCGGAACTTTCCGGCTTCTACGACGAGCAACGCGCCGTAGCCTTCACAGCGATGACCGGCGATGGCTCCGATTTCTCCTTTTTGCCCATGGACCGCAGCGATCGCGAGTTGGATTACTCGCGCTTCGACGTGGGTGGTGCGCCCAATGCGCGCGATGGCGGGGAGCTGAGCGCCTTCCTCTTTTCCGATCGCGGACTGTACCGCCCTGGTGAACGCATGCACCTGGGGATCATCCTGCGCACGGCCGATTGGCACGGAGATATGAGCGGCATGCCACTGGAGATACGTCTCAGCGATGCCCGCGGTCGAACCGTCGCCCGCCAGAAGCTCCGCGCTGACGCCGATGGCTTCCTGGAGTGGGACTACCGCACGGTGGACAGTGCGCCGACAGGCACCTGGACGGCCGAGCTCTATCTCACGAAAGAGGACACGGAGCAGCGCCTGGGCTCCACCACCGTGCAGGTCAAGGAATTTGAGCCGGATCGGACGCGGACGCGCCTGGCCTTCGTCCCGGCCCAGGCCAAGGGCTGGGTCAAGCCCGGTGGACTGAAGGCCGAGCTGCAGGCGGACACGCTCTACGGTACTCCTGCCGACCACCGGCGCGTGAGTGCCAGCCTGCAACTGCGGCCGGCGGTGCCGGCCTTTGCGAGCTGGGCGGACTACCGTTTCTCCGATCCGCGCAAGGCCAAGGAGGGCTATTCGGAATCCCTCGCCGACATGCAGACGGACGACTCAGGCCGGGTGATCTTCCCGGTGGACCTATCGGGCTTTGCACCAGCAACCTACACCCTGGATCTCTACACGCAAGTTTTCGAGCCGGGCAGTGGCCGTAGCGTGGCGGCGAGGGCGACCACCCTGGTATCCAGCGCCGACTACCTGGTGGGCATCAAAACCACGGATTCCCTGGATTTCATAGCACGCGGAGCCACCCGTAAGGTGGGGATCGTCGCCGTGAACCCGCAGCTCGAGGCCATTGCCGTGGAGGGCCTGCGGGCAAAGATCGTCGAAGCCCGCTACGTTTCGGTGCTTACCAAGCAGGACTCTGGGGTCTACAAGTACGAGTCCCGACTCAAGGAAACGGAGCTGAGCAGCACGCCATTGAAGTTGCCGAAAGGGCCGCTGGCATTTCCGTTGCCGACGGACAAACCCGGAACCTTCGCCCTGATCCTCGAGGATCGCGATGGTCGCCGTCTCAATCGCGTCGACTACATGGTGGCGGGCAATGCCGATCTGAGCCGCTCCCTGGAACGCAATGCGGAGCTGGAGCTGCGCCTGGACCGCAAGGATTACGCACCGGGCGACCAGATTGCCGTGTCCATTCGCGCCCCCTACGCCGGTAACGGGCTCATCACGATCGAGCGCGACAAGGTGTATGCCTGGACCTGGTTTCATGCCGGTGCGTCTGCGTCCGTTCAGCACATTACCGTGCCCGAGGGGTTGGAGGGCAATGCCTACGTGAATGTGCAGTTCGTCCGTGATCCATCGTCGGCAGAGATCTTCACCAGTCCCCTGAGTTATGGCGTCGAACCGTTTTCCGTGGATCGTTCGGCGCGCACCCAGCCTCTGCAGATCCAGGCAGCGCAGCAGATCAAGCCGGGACAGACCCTGGATTTGACCGTCAAGACCGCTGGTAAGGCTCAGGTGGCGGTCTTTGCCGTGGACGCAGGTATTTTGCAGGTGGCCCACTACCGTCTGGAGAATCCTCTGGATTACTTTCTGCGCAAGCGCATGCTGGACGTGCAGTCGGCGCAGATCCTCGATCTGATCCTGCCGAGTTTCCGCCAGTTCACGGCAGCCAGCCACGTGGGTGGTGACGAGGACGCCAGTCGTGGTCAACTGCTCAATCCTTTCAAAGGGAAACACGAGGTGCCAGTGGCCTGGTGGTCGGGGATCGTCACCGTGGACGGCAGCCGGCGGTTCCAATATACCGTGCCCGACTCTTTCAACGGCGAGCTGAAGCTCATGGCCGTGGCGGTGACGCCGGAGCGCATCGGCATCGCCGAGAACCACACGACGGTCCGCGGCGATTTCATTCTGAGTCCCAACGTTCCACCAGCCCTTGCCCCCGGCGACCGCTTCGACGCCAGTGTGCAGGTGGTGAACAATCTCCCCGCAGGCACACCGGGCGGGAATGACCTGCGGGTAGAGCTGCAGGTCGGGCCGGGCCTTGCCCTCGATGGTGCAAAGATCCAGCAATTGCGTCTTGCGCCGGGACAGTCCAGCCTCGTTCATTTTCCGGTGCAGGCGCTACAGCGCTTGGGGCCCAGCGAACTACTCTACCGGGTATGGACAGGCGAGCGCGCAACCCTGAGAAAGGTAGCCATCTCGGTGCGCCCGGCAGCGGCTCGGCTGACGGAGCTGCGCTCGGGCCGACTCAAGCCGGGGCAGACGGAGATCGTCAGTCCCCTGGAGGAATTTTTTCCAGAGCGCTCTGCGCGTCTCGCGGCCATGTCCTTCTCGCCCATGGTGTTGGCGCGTGGTCTCACCAGCTATCTGGACACCTATTCCCATTACTGTACAGAGCAGTTGATATCGGCGGCGACTCCGGCCCTCATAGCGGCACAGCACCCAGAATTTGCCCTGGATGCGGCTGCGGCCAGCCAGGCACCGCAGCGCATTGCCCGCATGCTCGAGACTCTGGGCAACCGACAGAACGGCGAGGGGGGCTTTGGTGTGTGGACGGCGACGCCGGTGGCCGATCCTTTCGTCTCTACCTACGCCGTGGACTTTCTCCTGCAGGCGCGCCAAAGCGGACTCTCGGTACCCGCCGACATGCTGGACCGTGGCCTCGCCTATCTGCGCCACATGGCGGCCGACGATGGCCTCGGGTCCCTACCCGAGTTACGGGCACGGGCCTATGCCATCTACGTGCTGACGGCTTCGGGACAGGTCACCAGCAACCTCATCGCCGGCGTCCAACAGCGTCTGCAGAGCGCCTATCCGGCGGTCTGGAAACAGGATCTGGCCGCGGCTTACCTGGCGGCGTCTTATCAAATGCTCAAACAGCAGGAGACTGCGGATGATCTCATCCGTGGACCCTGGCAGGCTTTCCTCAAGAATGCCGAGGTGGGCAACGATTGGGGTTATGCCTACTACGACGATCCCCTCATTCGCCGGGCCCAGACCCTTGCCATCGTCGAACGCTACTTCCCGAAACTCGCTGCGGGACTGTCTGTGGAACGTTTGGACGGCATGCTGAAACTCGTCGACGACAATCGCTACAATTCCCTGTCCTCCGCGTTGACGCTGCTGGCGCTGACCAATCTGCCGGCAGGGGCCGTACCGCCCAAGGGCTTGGCCATGGCACAAAGCGCCGAGGCAGGAAAGGATGGACCCTTTAGCGCCTTTGGCGAGATCCAGGGCGTCCTGCTTCGGGGTAGTCTGAGCCCGAGGAGCCGCGCCTTGCGCTTGAGCTACGCCAAGGGCGAAGGGGATAAGCACCCGGCTTGGTTCAGCCTGAGTCAGTCGGGGTATCCCCGGGCGACCCCCACCAAGCCCCTACGGGAAGGCATGGAGATCCTGCGCGAGTATCGCGACGCCCAAGGGCGGCCGGTGCAGAGTCTGGAATTGGGTCAGGAAGTCACCGTGCGCATTCGTTTGCGTAGCCTCAAGGACAGCGTGGACAATGTGGCCATCGTCGACATCCTCCCCGGAGGTTTCGAGGTGGTGAGCGGACCGGCCAAGCCCACGGTCGCCAGCGCGGTAAGAAGCGATGCCCACGAGGCAGACGATGGCGATTCTGGGGACGAGGCTGAAACGCAGGATACGCCAGAGTCCGAGGGCGACGGCCTGGCCCAGCCGGGTACGACCCTGACCCCGGAATATGTCGATATACGTGAGGATCGTGTGCTGCTCTATGCGCGCGCAGAGCCAAAGGCAAAGGAGTACATCTATCGTATCCGACCGACGAGCGTGGGCCGTTTTGCAACGGCCCCCATCTACGCCGAGAGCCTATACAATCGCCGGCAACGGGCGTACGCACCGGCCGGTGCGGTGCTGCAGGTGAAAGCGGTGAGCGTCGGCGCGAAGCCAAAGGCGCCGGCTCCAGCCAAGCCCTGAGGCCCGGCTTGGGCTGGTGTGCGGGAGAGCGCGGTCGTGACTGAGCGGCATGGTCATGGACGCTGGTGGGTGATGCTTTTCCTCGTCGCTGCGCTGCTCTGCGGCGGTTATGTGCTGCGTCACGACCCCCTGCGCGGTACCTCGGACCTGCGGGACTGGCGTGCGCAGTCCACCCTGCTGACCGATCGGCATGGGCGTTGGCTGCGTCTCACCCTCGCTCAGGATGAGCAATACCGACTCTGGACTCCCTTGGAGCGTATCGATCCTCGCCTGCGCGAGGCGATTCTCATGAAGGAAGACCGCTATTTCTATTATGAGCCGGGCTTCAATCCCTGGAGCTTGCTGCGTGGTGCCTACCGCACCTATCTTCGCCATCGGCATCCTCAGGGTGGATCCACGATCACCATGCAGCTCGCCCGTCTCCTGTGGAATATCGACACGCGCGATCCCCGAGGAAAGTTGCGCCAGATTGCCTACGCCCTGGACCTGGAGCTCCATTTCAGCAAGGCACAGATCCTTGAGGCTTATCTCAACTACGCGCCCTTCGGTCGCAACATTCAGGGGGTTGGGGCGGCAAGCCGGATCTATTTCGGTCACGGTGTCGAAGGTCTGAGCTTGCCGGAGCTGTTGACCCTTGCCGTTTTACCCCAGGACCCGGGGCAGCGCGGCCGCATCGACCGGGACGGAAATGCGGCGTTGTTGGCAGCACGTCAGAGACTCTATGCCAAGTGGCGCGAGCATCATCCCGTGACCGCCGCCGAGGACGCAGCGCTGCGTTTGCCCATGGCGTTGTCCAGCGTCGCGCAGTTGCCCTACCATGCGCCTTGGTTTGTGGATCAGGTGCTCCAGGAAGAGCGGACCCGCGCCCTGCTCCGGCAGGGGGGGCTGCCGTCGGAGCTGCACACCAGTCTCGATCTGGCCATGCAGCGGATTGTCGAGGGACAGCTGCACGCGTTCGTGCAGGAGCAGCAAATAAAAGGTATTCGCAACGCCGCTGCCCTTTTGGTAGACACCCGCGATATGGGTATCCGTGCTCTGGTGGGCTCCGCCAATTTCTTCGACGCTGCCATTGCCGGCCAGGTGAACGGCACCCTGGGCAAGCGCTCTCCCGGCTCGACCCTGAAACCTTTCATTTATGCCCTGGCCTTTGATCAGGGCGTGGTGATCCCAGCGACGGTACTGCGCGATGTGCCCACTGCCTTCGGTCCCTACACTCCGGAAAACTTCGACAGCCGCTTCGAGGGGCCCATTACCGTCACCGATGCACTCATCCGCAGCCGCAACATTCCCGCGGTGGATGTGGCCGCGCGTCTGCACCACCCGAGTTTTTACGATTTTCTCCGCGCGGCCGGTATCACCGGGCTGGCACCGGAGTCTCACTACGGCCTAGCATTGGTGCTGGGAGGCGGAGAAGTCACCATGCAGGAACTGGCCACGCTCTACGCCTTACTCAACAACGACGGACGGCTGCGCCCTCTTTCGCTACTGGCGAAGAACGGTACCGACCAGAGCGCGGGACCACGTCTACTCAGTCCTGAGGCCAGTTATCTGGTCCTCGACATACTGCGGCAGAATCCGAGTCCCCTGGTGGCGCCCACGGGCCAGGCCCGGGATCTGCCGGTGGCCTGGAAAACCGGTACCTCCTCGGGCTTTCGCGATGCCTGGAGTGTGGCGGTGTTCGATCACTACGTGCTGGTGGTCTGGGTGGGCAATTTCGACGGTACCGCCAATCCTGCCCTCATCGGTGCCGAGGTGGCGGCACCCTTGCTCTTTCGCACCATTTACGCGCTGCGGGCCAGTGGCGTGGGTCTTGAGCGCGCGGCGACACCCATGCCGCCGCCGCGTCTGCGCCGCGTCGACGTTTGTCTTTCCAGCGGCGCCCTGCCAACGGTCTGGTGTCCGCGCCGGGGTAAGAGCTGGTTCATCCCCGGAGTTTCCCCCATCGCCGTGGACAGCGTGTATCGGCCCATCTGGGTCGACCGTCGCAGCGGCCGCGCCGTCTGTCCTCCCTACGACCCGCGGCGCCACGAACTGCGGGTCTACGCCTATTGGCCCAGTGAGCTTCGCCAGGTGTTTGCCCAGGCCGGTATTCCCCGCGCGCGGCCGCCGGCGCCAGCGGTCTGTGGCAGCGCCGGCGCGGCGGTGGATGGCTCAGCGCCGCAGATTCGCAGTCCACTGCGGGGCTTGACCTATCTTTTGGGCCCCACGGGCGGCGAGCAGACGCCCTTGCATCTCAGCGCCGATGCCGACGGTGACGTCGCCCGTTTGTATTGGTTTGCGGGCAGCACGTATCTGGGCCAGAGCGCCAGTGGGCAGAGTCTGGAGTGGCGACCGCAGCGCCCCGGCACCTACCGTCTGCGGGTGGTGGACGACCGTGGTCGTGCCGATTCGCGTACCGTACAGGTGGCTCTGCGACCTTGAAGGTGCGGCTGACCCCGGCGGCAATTGCCCAGGGCTGCGCTGCACCTTGGCTTTGGATCAGACGATCTGGGCGATATCCTGGGTGTGGCGGGCAATGGTGAGGTCTTCGTTGGTGGGGATCACCAGGACTTCCACGGGGCTGTCCGCCCGGGAGATGCGCCGGCGAGATTCGCCATTGGCCTGTGGGTCGAGGCGGATGCCCAGATCCTCCAGGGGGCGACAGATGGACCAGCGCAGGGGGGCGGCGTGTTCGCCGATACCGCCCGTGAAGACCAGGCGATCGAGACCGCCGAGGACGGCCATGAAGGCACCGATACCCTTGCGCACGCTGTAGGCAAAAATCTCCAAGGCCTGGGCCGCGTGCGCGTTCTGCCCCCGTTCGGCCAGCAAGGTTTGCACGTCGCCGCTGACTCCGGAGATACCCAGCATCCCCGAGAGGCGGTTGAGAAGGCGCTCCAACTGTGGTCCGGTGTAGCCTTTTTCGGCAATGAGGTAAAGTAGGACGCCGGGGTCGAGATCGCCGCTGCGCGTCCCCATGACCAAGCCCCCGGTGGGCGTGAGCCCCATGCTGGTGTCCAGGCAGCGACCGTCGGCAATGGCGGCGAGACTGGCACCATTGCCGAGGTGGGCGACGATGAGGCGTCCGCGACCGCCGTCCGTCAGCTGGGAAAGGATGTACTCGTACGAGAGGCCGTGGAAGCCGTACTTGCGTACGCCTTCGTGCCAGAGGTTGCGGGGTAGGGGGAAACGGGCGGCGAGCTCGGGGATGTCGCGGTGGAAGGCGGTGTCAAAGCAGGCGACCTGGGGGATTTCGGGCCAGTGGCGCCGTACGGCTTCGATGGCGGCGATTTCGGCTGGCAGATGCAAGGGCGCAAAAGGTAAAGCCTCGCGCAGATCCTGGAGGACACGCTCGTCGACACGAATGTGATTCGTGTGCCGGGGTCCGCCGGCGACGATGCGGTGTCCGACGGCCGCCGGTGGCGGGTAGGAGAGGCTTTCCAGGCTGCGGAAGAGCGTGGTCAGGGCAGCATTCGCGTCGGGGAAGGGGGCCTGTTCCTCCCGCCGCTCCTCGTTGGGGGTCTGAATCCAGAGCCGGCCCACACTCTGACCGATGCGCTCGATGGCACCTTCGGCGAGGCACTGGCCCGAGTCGGCGACGGGTACGGCATAGACGGCAAACTTGAGGGAGGACGAGCCGCTATTGATGCACAGGACCGTCGAGCCTAATCCAGCCACTGGACCTGCTCCAAGCGTTCCGCCAGTCTCCCGAGAAAGCGGGCGGCATCGGCACCGAAGATCACCCGGTGGTCACAGCTCAAGGTAAAGTCCGTTTGCCCCTGGGTGTCGCTGGCGGATACCGCCAGGATGGCAGAGGCCCCACTGGGGACTATGGCGTTGAAGTGCGTAATGTGGGGGAAAACGCCCAGATTGGAGAGGTAGAAGGTCGCCCCTTCGTAATCCTCCGGCGCCAGACGTCCTTTGCGGGTCTTGCCGAGGAGAATCCGCCAATCCTCCGCCAGCTCCTGGAGGGGACGACGGGCGGCGTCCCGCAGGACGGGGGTGACCAGCCCGTCGCCCGTATCCACGGCGATGCCGACATCGACGCGCTCGCGCTGGGCGAGCCCCGCCGGCGTCCAGACGTGGTTGAACCAGGGATCTTCGGCGACGGTGAGGGCGCAGGCCCGAGCCAGGGCGAGGGTGAGACTCACTTTGCGTGCTTTGGCCCGCTCGTGGAGGGTTTGCAGGGCGAGGCGGGAGCCGATCTGGAAAGTCGGGGTATGGAGCGTGGCCGTCATGTTGCGCGCGACGGCCGCCCGCATGGGCCGCAGCCTCTCCAGTCGGTGTGGAGGCCCGTAGCGCAGGTCGGGTTCGGATCCGGCCATGGCCGCGGCAAGGACTTCCGCCCCGTGTATTCGACCGTCGGGGCCGGGACGCAGGTGTTCCAGGTCGACACCCAGATCCCGGGCCAGGGCTCGGGCGTAGGGCGAGGCTGGCACCCTGGGGGAGCCCGTGGATCGCGATTCCGCCGGTGCCGATGCGGCGGGGCTGAAATCGTCGGTCCCGGACAGGTTCGTGGCGACTGGGGTGGAAATGGCGGCCGGCGTGCCGTTCTGCACATCGGTGGCGACCTCGGCGGCCGCCTTTGCCGGCGCGGCTCTGGGCGAAGCCGGATTGGTGCTCTCGGCAGCACTGTCCGCCTTTGGCGTGGGCGCAGGAGTTTCGGTTGCGGACGTGGTGCGGGCATCGGTGGCCTCGGTTTTTGCCGCTTCCTGCGAATCGACGATGTAGGCAATGGTCTGGCGTACGGGAATGTCCTCATCCACAGGCGCCAGGGGACCCGCCAGAAAACCGTCGGCAAAGGCTTCGACGTCCAGAATCGCTTTGTCCGTTTCCACCTCGGCGATGGCTTCGCCTTTCTTGACGGGGTCCCCTACGGCCTTGTTCCAGCGCACCAGGCGTCCAGTTTCCATGGTGTCCGACAGCACCGGCATGGTAACGGCCTGTTTCATGATCCGTGCTCCTTATTGCGGTGACAGCAGGGCTTTGGCGGCGGCAAGGACATCGGCGACTCGCGGTATGGACGCCGCCTCCAGCTCGCCGTTGAAGGGTGTTGGTAGGTCCAGTCCGGCGACGCGCGCCACCGGGGCATCCAGCCAGTAGAAGCAGCGTTCCTGAAGCGTTGCCGTGAGCTCAGCGGAGGCGCCGCCAAAACGGGGGTCTTCGGTGAGAATGAGGGCGTGGTGCGTCTTCTGCACGGAGCGTACACAGCTGTCCCAGTCTATCGGCGCCAGACTGCGCAGGTCGATGATTTCCATGTCGATGCCGTCCTTGGCCAACTGCTCCGCCGCCGTTTCGGCCACAGCCACCATGCGCGAATAAGTGATGCAGCTGAGATCGGAACCCGGTCGCCGACAAATCGCCTGGTGCATGGGCGGTGCGGGAAGGTTTTCGTCTACCTCACCCGTCGTGAAATAGAGGAGCTCGTGTTCCAACACGAGGACGGGCTCCTCGCTGCGGATGGCTTGGCGCAGTTGCCAGTAGGCATCCTGGGGCGTGGACGGGACAACCATACGCACGCCCGGTACCCCCATGAACATGGCTTCCAGACGTTGGGAATGCTGGGCTCCCAATTGCCGCGCCACGCCGCCGGGCATCCGCACGGTGAGGGGCATGGGGAACTGGCCGCCGGACATGAATGGGATCTTGGCCGCCATATTGACGATGGCATCCATGGCCAGGAGGGCGAAGTTGATGGTCATGATCTCCACCACCGGACGCAATCCCAGCATGGCCGCACCCACGCCGAGGCCAGTGAAGCTGTTTTCGGAGATGGGGGTGTCGCGCACCCGCCACTCCCCATACCTGGCCAATAGCCCCTCGCTCACCCGATAGGTGCCGCCATAGAGCCCAACATCCTCGCCCAGGAGGAAAACGGCGTCGTCCTCCCGCAATTCGGCATCCAAGGCGCGGTTCAGCGCTTGCCAGTAGCGCATGGTGCTCATGCTTTCCCCCCTTCCAGGAGCTTTTCGTAGCGGCGATTGCCCAAAAACGCCGCCCAGGCATCCTCCATCGTCGGTGCCGGACTCTGGCGGGCAAAGTCGCGGGCAGCAGCGATTTCCTCGGCAATCTCTTGCCGCAGCCGGGCCAGGGCG from Acidithiobacillus caldus ATCC 51756 carries:
- a CDS encoding alpha-2-macroglobulin family protein, producing MGRILRRFWNGLKSLWIMLFGQIHWIGPRWLQKLWQGLCRRPFTVAVVALLLLAMGFGAERGYRWYSHRPQVKGVTVQIQAPEVTNYGKTPVEVHPLILRFSESAAPLAQVDKVAGPGLELQPRIAGQWRWEGDDRLSFTPQADWPVGQKFRLRIDAEKALRRGALLNKTRYEFRTEPFGYRIEKEEFYQDSENPLNKSALFTLKFNYPVAPESLAKAVHLQQQVPSARWKYLFRPGAKVPAVITYDARGLQAFVRSERLQTPVDSQKLRLTVDKGVRSQRGGPATTEPQEGEVTIPGLYSLSLSEVKLTLVDDEQGIPHQTLLVESSSPVLGKDLQKQTRVWLLPATDADGREHRYWSASEVSTEVLQRSTSLNLDLQPTERDADTLQAFRLQAPPRRSLFVEIHSGLVAAGGYQLGRSVTRTVSVPDYPKLLKFMGSGALLTLGGDRKVTVVARNLPGAQMRIGRLQPEQLQHLVALNRGDFQNPRLEIGSKHLVARFHEEVALPSDDPGQLHYHGFDLGPYLARNGREHGVFLLELASWNPQQPRVWPGDSDAFEGSAYHSERSDGDSRLIVITDLGLLAKRNADGSWEVFVQSLAKGQPVAGVMVQVLALNGEVLRRATTGADGHVHFPELSGFYDEQRAVAFTAMTGDGSDFSFLPMDRSDRELDYSRFDVGGAPNARDGGELSAFLFSDRGLYRPGERMHLGIILRTADWHGDMSGMPLEIRLSDARGRTVARQKLRADADGFLEWDYRTVDSAPTGTWTAELYLTKEDTEQRLGSTTVQVKEFEPDRTRTRLAFVPAQAKGWVKPGGLKAELQADTLYGTPADHRRVSASLQLRPAVPAFASWADYRFSDPRKAKEGYSESLADMQTDDSGRVIFPVDLSGFAPATYTLDLYTQVFEPGSGRSVAARATTLVSSADYLVGIKTTDSLDFIARGATRKVGIVAVNPQLEAIAVEGLRAKIVEARYVSVLTKQDSGVYKYESRLKETELSSTPLKLPKGPLAFPLPTDKPGTFALILEDRDGRRLNRVDYMVAGNADLSRSLERNAELELRLDRKDYAPGDQIAVSIRAPYAGNGLITIERDKVYAWTWFHAGASASVQHITVPEGLEGNAYVNVQFVRDPSSAEIFTSPLSYGVEPFSVDRSARTQPLQIQAAQQIKPGQTLDLTVKTAGKAQVAVFAVDAGILQVAHYRLENPLDYFLRKRMLDVQSAQILDLILPSFRQFTAASHVGGDEDASRGQLLNPFKGKHEVPVAWWSGIVTVDGSRRFQYTVPDSFNGELKLMAVAVTPERIGIAENHTTVRGDFILSPNVPPALAPGDRFDASVQVVNNLPAGTPGGNDLRVELQVGPGLALDGAKIQQLRLAPGQSSLVHFPVQALQRLGPSELLYRVWTGERATLRKVAISVRPAAARLTELRSGRLKPGQTEIVSPLEEFFPERSARLAAMSFSPMVLARGLTSYLDTYSHYCTEQLISAATPALIAAQHPEFALDAAAASQAPQRIARMLETLGNRQNGEGGFGVWTATPVADPFVSTYAVDFLLQARQSGLSVPADMLDRGLAYLRHMAADDGLGSLPELRARAYAIYVLTASGQVTSNLIAGVQQRLQSAYPAVWKQDLAAAYLAASYQMLKQQETADDLIRGPWQAFLKNAEVGNDWGYAYYDDPLIRRAQTLAIVERYFPKLAAGLSVERLDGMLKLVDDNRYNSLSSALTLLALTNLPAGAVPPKGLAMAQSAEAGKDGPFSAFGEIQGVLLRGSLSPRSRALRLSYAKGEGDKHPAWFSLSQSGYPRATPTKPLREGMEILREYRDAQGRPVQSLELGQEVTVRIRLRSLKDSVDNVAIVDILPGGFEVVSGPAKPTVASAVRSDAHEADDGDSGDEAETQDTPESEGDGLAQPGTTLTPEYVDIREDRVLLYARAEPKAKEYIYRIRPTSVGRFATAPIYAESLYNRRQRAYAPAGAVLQVKAVSVGAKPKAPAPAKP
- the pbpC gene encoding penicillin-binding protein 1C, whose protein sequence is MTERHGHGRWWVMLFLVAALLCGGYVLRHDPLRGTSDLRDWRAQSTLLTDRHGRWLRLTLAQDEQYRLWTPLERIDPRLREAILMKEDRYFYYEPGFNPWSLLRGAYRTYLRHRHPQGGSTITMQLARLLWNIDTRDPRGKLRQIAYALDLELHFSKAQILEAYLNYAPFGRNIQGVGAASRIYFGHGVEGLSLPELLTLAVLPQDPGQRGRIDRDGNAALLAARQRLYAKWREHHPVTAAEDAALRLPMALSSVAQLPYHAPWFVDQVLQEERTRALLRQGGLPSELHTSLDLAMQRIVEGQLHAFVQEQQIKGIRNAAALLVDTRDMGIRALVGSANFFDAAIAGQVNGTLGKRSPGSTLKPFIYALAFDQGVVIPATVLRDVPTAFGPYTPENFDSRFEGPITVTDALIRSRNIPAVDVAARLHHPSFYDFLRAAGITGLAPESHYGLALVLGGGEVTMQELATLYALLNNDGRLRPLSLLAKNGTDQSAGPRLLSPEASYLVLDILRQNPSPLVAPTGQARDLPVAWKTGTSSGFRDAWSVAVFDHYVLVVWVGNFDGTANPALIGAEVAAPLLFRTIYALRASGVGLERAATPMPPPRLRRVDVCLSSGALPTVWCPRRGKSWFIPGVSPIAVDSVYRPIWVDRRSGRAVCPPYDPRRHELRVYAYWPSELRQVFAQAGIPRARPPAPAVCGSAGAAVDGSAPQIRSPLRGLTYLLGPTGGEQTPLHLSADADGDVARLYWFAGSTYLGQSASGQSLEWRPQRPGTYRLRVVDDRGRADSRTVQVALRP
- a CDS encoding acetate/propionate family kinase, whose amino-acid sequence is MAGLGSTVLCINSGSSSLKFAVYAVPVADSGQCLAEGAIERIGQSVGRLWIQTPNEERREEQAPFPDANAALTTLFRSLESLSYPPPAAVGHRIVAGGPRHTNHIRVDERVLQDLREALPFAPLHLPAEIAAIEAVRRHWPEIPQVACFDTAFHRDIPELAARFPLPRNLWHEGVRKYGFHGLSYEYILSQLTDGGRGRLIVAHLGNGASLAAIADGRCLDTSMGLTPTGGLVMGTRSGDLDPGVLLYLIAEKGYTGPQLERLLNRLSGMLGISGVSGDVQTLLAERGQNAHAAQALEIFAYSVRKGIGAFMAVLGGLDRLVFTGGIGEHAAPLRWSICRPLEDLGIRLDPQANGESRRRISRADSPVEVLVIPTNEDLTIARHTQDIAQIV